The Acanthopagrus latus isolate v.2019 chromosome 13, fAcaLat1.1, whole genome shotgun sequence genome contains a region encoding:
- the mogat2 gene encoding 2-acylglycerol O-acyltransferase 2 translates to MKIDFAPLDLPMHRRLQTAVVLQWVFSFLALAPTCIVLFFYLLFTRFWLISVLYAVWWFVDYDTPSRGGRRVPFLCGLKVWEHMRDYFPIKLVKTADLDPKHNYVMGFHPHGVLVAGAFANFCTYATGFRQLYPGLTSYLLMLPLWFRAPFFRDYIMCAGLIPSDKDSAKYPLCKRGGGNAVVIAVGGAPEALDARPGSYNVLLAKKKGFIKMAMEHGAHLVPVFSFGENEVFDQVENTRGTWLRWTQERLQSIMGISLPLFHARGIFQYSFGLMPYRKPISTVVGRPIRVERNEKPTAEELDALHQRYMDELSNLFDEHKGNYGVDKDTHLNFV, encoded by the exons ATGAAGATTGATTTCGCCCCGCTGGATTTGCCCATGCACCGGAGGCTGCAGACGGCCGTCGTGCTGCAGTGGGTCTTCTCCTTCCTCGCTCTGG CACCCACCTGCATTGTCCTGTTCTTTTACCTGCTGTTCACTCGCTTCTGGCTGATCAGTGTGCTGTACGCCGTCTGGTGGTTCGTTGACTACGACACTCCGTCGCGTGGAGGCCGCAGGGTGCCCTTCTTGTGTGGCCTCAAAGTTTGGGAACACATGAGGGATTACTTCCCCATCAAG CTCGTGAAGACAGCCGACCTGGACCCCAAGCACAACTACGTGATGGGCTTCCATCCGCACGGCGTGCTGGTGGCGGGAGCCTTCGCGAACTTCTGCACCTACGCTACAGGCTTCAGGCAGCTGTACCCTGGCCTCACCAGCTACCTGCTCATGCTGCCCCTTTGGTTCAGAGCGCCATTCTTCAGAGACTACATCATGTGTGCAG GTCTGATTCCCTCAGACAAAGACAGTGCCAAATATCCGCTCTGCAAGCGGGGCGGTGGCAACGCTGTCGTAATAGCAGTCGGCGGGGCCCCGGAGGCCTTGGATGCCCGCCCTGGGTCCTACAATGTGCTCTTGGCTAAGAAGAAAGGTTTCATCAAAATGGCCATGGAGCATGG CGCTCATCTGGTGCCAGTCTTCTCCTTTGGGGAGAATGAGGTGTTTGACCAGGTGGAAAACACAAGAGGAACCTGGCTCCGATGGACACAGGAACGGCTGCAAAGCATCATGGGCATCTCCCTGCCTCTCTTCCACGCGCGTGGCATTTTCCAGTACTCCTTCGGCCTCATGCCTTACAGAAAACCCATCAGCACAGTCG TCGGCCGGCCGATTAGGGTGGAGAGGAACGAGAAGCCAACGGCCGAGGAACTTGATGCCCTCCACCAGCGGTACATGGACGAGCTCAGCAATCTGTTCGACGAGCACAAAGGCAACTACGGAGtggacaaagacacacacctgaacttTGTCTAA